CCTGAAAATAAGCCCGAAAAGGAACCAAATTCGGGTGCCTAAGCCCGCCCACTGATTCCATATGCTGCTCAAACTCTTCTTGACTTGTACCCGCCAATCTCCCACCGTCTAATCTCTTCACACATACAATCAAACGGTTATCAAGCACTGCTTTATAAGTGGTCCCCATTGTCCCTCTACCTAAAAGCTCAGCAGAAGCTCTCATCAGCTGCTCCAGGGTATACACCTGCACCTCACCTGCACAGAATACTAAGTTCCCACTTTTCCCTATCACTTGCTGCATTCCTTGTTGTACTCTCTTCACCTTCTCTTCCAACTCATTGTTGTCTTCCTCAATCCTCATTACTGCTTCTGCATTGCCAGTAACACTTGGGTCGAATGCGGATTTCTTAGTTTCTCCCAATTTCTTCGAGTTTCTGTGCTTCTTCGACGCTAATGCTAATAGTATAACTGAACACAAAAGTACTAAACAAGCTGTGGAAACCCCAATAATGAGTAAAAAACTTTTatggtttttcttttctttatggTTTAAAGGGCTCCCCCTTCGTGAATCTTCGTTTTGGCCGAGTTCTGCCGGAGTTTTAGACGGCGGCGGCGTAATTTTGGTGGCGGCAGCGGTGGATGGACTGAAAAACGGTTGTATTGGACTGCATTCTTTGTGTACGATCTCACCACAAAGTCCTTTATTAGCTGAAAACGACGCCGCTTTAAACTGGGATAGTGTTTTAGTTACCGGAATAGGACCAGAAAGGGCATTGCGAGAAATGTTGAAGACGTGGAGGGTAGATTGGTTCAGCGGTGGGATTGATCCGTTTATCCGGTTCGAGTCAAGCCGGAGATAGTACAACCGGTTCAACCCGTTGATTGAAACGGGTATTGAACCGGTGAGATTATTGTAGGAGAGATCAAGGGTTTTAAGCCTGTGAAGAGTGAAAATGGAAGCTGGAATCGAACCGGtgaacaagttatgatcaaGGAAGAGAACTTTGAGATTAACAAGTGAAGAAAGATCAGGAATCGGACCGGTAAGTGAGTTGTTTTGTAGACTCAATACTCTCAGTTGATCAAGCATAGACAATGTATTTGCAGGAAATGTACCTCGTAGGCCTAAACCTTCAATAACAACACGAACCACTTTCTTCTCAGCACATTGAACTCCTTTCCATTTGCAGAATCTGAAACTTGtattagcagaaaactcaagTTTGTTCTTCAAATCAGCTTTATATTTGAATGCTAACAATGCTGATGCATCTGAAGGAATCAACAAGGAACAATTGGAATGAGAAGAAATAGACAAAAACAGAAAAATGGTAACTACTAAGAATTGATGTATTTTCATCTTCTTTCACAAATGTTTTCAGATTGAATCGTTGTGCAATACATGACAAAAGAGGTGGAAGAGTGAAGGGAGCAGAAGCTGTCTTGGAAGATATGGAAAAGGTAGAGTCAGATTCACGTGaagatttttgagaaagaaaaaaggaagtGGGGGCCATTTCTCTCTCGGTTTCTGTGTCAGCCATGGCCATAATGTTTCTGGAAATTGTTAATAGTGCTCACTAGGTCAGTACTCAAGGGTCGTTTCCAAATAAATCCGTTTTTAGTTTttcactatattaaaaatacaacaacaacagctcaataaaatttcataacGTGGGGTCTGGATAAGGTAAAGTATATGCAGATTTTACTTCTACTAagataggacggctgtttccgaaagaccctcggctcaaaagaaacataaaaaaagGTCAGATAAGCCTAGGAGGTTCAAAAGGATATGGAAAAtcaaataacgaataacgcaaataacgaaagcgacacagataaaatagagtaatcaaaatacagaaagtaatagaaagataataacagaagtcagagcacaagaaattatagtccgctaatgcgcctactaatatggaagaataacgagactatgtactagccttctaccctaatatgggtcttccacaccctcctatctaagagCATGTCCTCGTTAAGCTGTAACTGtgtcatgtcttgtctaatcacctctccccaatatttcttcggcctacccctacctcttttaaaaccatccatggccaacttCTCACACCTCTGCACTAGGGcgtctgtgtctctcctcttcacatgtccaaaccatctcagtcgcatttcccgcatcttgtcttccatcgaAGCTACTTCTgccttatcccgaatagcctcatttctaatcttgtcactcctgaTATGcctacacatccatctcaacattcttatctcgctactttcatcttttgaacgtgagagaccttaactggccaacactctgccacaaataacatagcc
This region of Solanum dulcamara chromosome 9, daSolDulc1.2, whole genome shotgun sequence genomic DNA includes:
- the LOC129904461 gene encoding probable inactive receptor kinase At5g67200, with the translated sequence MKIHQFLVVTIFLFLSISSHSNCSLLIPSDASALLAFKYKADLKNKLEFSANTSFRFCKWKGVQCAEKKVVRVVIEGLGLRGTFPANTLSMLDQLRVLSLQNNSLTGPIPDLSSLVNLKVLFLDHNLFTGSIPASIFTLHRLKTLDLSYNNLTGSIPVSINGLNRLYYLRLDSNRINGSIPPLNQSTLHVFNISRNALSGPIPVTKTLSQFKAASFSANKGLCGEIVHKECSPIQPFFSPSTAAATKITPPPSKTPAELGQNEDSRRGSPLNHKEKKNHKSFLLIIGVSTACLVLLCSVILLALASKKHRNSKKLGETKKSAFDPSVTGNAEAVMRIEEDNNELEEKVKRVQQGMQQVIGKSGNLVFCAGEVQVYTLEQLMRASAELLGRGTMGTTYKAVLDNRLIVCVKRLDGGRLAGTSQEEFEQHMESVGGLRHPNLVPFRAYFQARQERLLVYDYQPNGSLFSLIHGSKSSRAKPLHWTSCLKIAEDVAQGLSYIHQAWRLVHGNLKSSNILLGSDFEACITDYCLSVLSVPSDDEEPDSVAYQAPEIRKLNHNSHHYRQASTKADVYSFGVLLLELLTGKHPSEHPYLMPDDMIHWVKSTREEHDGSIGEDSKLEMLLEVAMACRVSSPEQRPTMWQVLKMIQEIKEAVVMEDSHEMDLLTGPPNSSLNLS